One stretch of Flavobacterium sp. 9 DNA includes these proteins:
- a CDS encoding efflux RND transporter periplasmic adaptor subunit, whose translation MKSNNIIQSTALFFVAVFFLTSCNSKKEETPTAELEPKTETFLLTKEKLTTELRLPAELTGFQQVDLYAKVSSFVKLLKVDIGTKVKKGQLLIVLEAPEISSQLAAAESRLKSMEAIYATSKSTYNRLYETSKVEGTISKNDLEMANGKKNSDYAQYQAAVAAHKEVSIIRGYLEIRAPFDGVVAARNVNLGTFVGPAGKGSDLPLLTIQQQDKLRLAVSVPELYTGYLHEGDEMSFNVKSLPENFKAKITRMSGALDLKLRSERVEMDVINTKKDLLPGMVAEVLLPLNAKDSTFVIPKSGLVSSAEGLYVIKVVNHKATRVDVKKGREIEDKIEIFGDLNPKDKLVKIASEETKEGDIINE comes from the coding sequence ATGAAAAGTAATAACATTATACAATCGACCGCATTATTTTTTGTAGCCGTATTTTTTCTAACTAGCTGTAATTCTAAGAAAGAAGAAACTCCGACCGCAGAACTGGAACCAAAAACTGAAACGTTTCTTTTAACAAAAGAAAAACTAACTACAGAATTGCGTTTACCAGCCGAATTAACTGGTTTTCAACAAGTAGATTTGTATGCTAAAGTAAGCAGTTTTGTAAAATTGCTAAAAGTAGATATTGGTACCAAAGTAAAAAAAGGACAACTTTTGATTGTTCTTGAAGCACCGGAAATCAGCTCACAATTGGCTGCAGCCGAATCAAGATTGAAATCAATGGAAGCTATTTATGCTACAAGCAAAAGCACTTACAACCGTTTGTACGAAACAAGCAAAGTTGAAGGAACGATTTCTAAAAATGATTTAGAAATGGCAAACGGAAAGAAAAACTCTGATTACGCACAATATCAAGCCGCAGTTGCAGCTCACAAAGAAGTGTCGATTATAAGAGGTTATCTTGAAATTCGTGCTCCTTTTGACGGAGTTGTAGCGGCAAGAAACGTGAATTTAGGAACATTTGTTGGTCCGGCAGGAAAAGGTTCAGATTTGCCTTTATTGACAATTCAGCAGCAAGATAAATTGCGTTTGGCGGTTTCTGTTCCGGAATTGTATACAGGATATTTGCATGAAGGCGACGAAATGAGCTTTAATGTAAAATCATTACCTGAAAATTTTAAAGCTAAAATTACCAGAATGTCTGGAGCATTAGATTTAAAGTTACGTTCTGAGCGTGTAGAAATGGATGTTATTAATACCAAAAAAGATCTTTTACCAGGAATGGTTGCCGAAGTTCTATTGCCGCTTAACGCGAAAGACAGCACATTTGTAATTCCGAAATCAGGATTGGTAAGTTCTGCCGAAGGTTTATACGTAATAAAAGTTGTAAACCACAAAGCAACTCGTGTTGATGTGAAAAAAGGAAGAGAAATCGAAGATAAAATTGAAATATTCGGAGATTTAAACCCGAAAGATAAACTGGTAAAAATTGCCAGCGAAGAAACTAAAGAAGGCGATATCATAAACGAATAA
- a CDS encoding T9SS type B sorting domain-containing protein: protein MRDTLLILILFVFNFASAQKTNSDCTDNFVLSNTESNKIYTYNAQNSITTQDNYSISASSDIKMKAGNVIVLKPGTYLKKGPLYLAKIEACTICEQTFSFPNFFTPNGDGFNDSWKVDWFDSTSFSAVSIFDRYGKLIKVLQNVNDSWDGTSNSNDISSSDYWFRLKYVDCNGNSKEYKSHFSLKR, encoded by the coding sequence ATGAGAGATACTCTTTTAATCCTTATTTTATTCGTTTTCAATTTTGCGTCGGCCCAAAAGACCAATTCAGATTGTACAGATAATTTTGTATTATCAAATACCGAAAGCAATAAAATCTACACTTACAACGCTCAAAATTCAATTACAACGCAAGACAATTATTCGATTAGCGCTTCAAGCGATATAAAAATGAAGGCCGGAAATGTAATTGTATTAAAGCCTGGTACCTATTTAAAAAAAGGACCTTTGTATTTAGCAAAAATAGAAGCTTGTACAATTTGTGAACAGACTTTTTCTTTTCCAAATTTCTTTACTCCAAACGGCGATGGTTTTAATGACTCTTGGAAAGTAGATTGGTTTGACTCGACTAGTTTTTCTGCAGTATCTATTTTTGATCGATACGGGAAATTAATTAAAGTATTACAAAATGTAAATGATTCCTGGGACGGAACAAGTAATTCAAATGATATTTCTTCTTCAGATTATTGGTTTAGACTCAAATATGTAGATTGTAACGGAAATTCGAAAGAATATAAATCCCATTTTTCATTGAAAAGATAG
- a CDS encoding efflux RND transporter permease subunit: MNLIRFALRKPISILVLVAGLFFFGIGAIQDIKVDILPKMNLPVIYIAHPFGGYTPDQMEAYFAKTYVNILPFANGVKSVETKNIQGLMIMKLTYYENTNMAQAAAELSSLSNRIQAAFPPGTQPPFIIRFDASSLPIGQLVLSSKIRSNNELQDLANVYVRASFTSIPGLLSPAPFGGSPRTIEVNVDPDLLRSHNMTPDQIVEAIRINNQTAPSGNVRMGDVNYITPTNNTIKEVKDFENIPLFKGSVQNLKLGDVATVKDGADITQGYALVNGKRSVYISIAKAGDASTWDVVQKLKAELPKIQSTLPEDVKLSYEFDQSVYVINSVKSLITEGIIGAVLTGLMVLLFLGDRRAALIVILTIPISIISGVLFLKLFGQTINLMSLSGLALAIGILVDESTVTIENIHQHLDMGKPKALAIWDACQEIALPKLLILLCILAVFAPAFTMVGIPGALFLPLALAIGFSMVISFLLSQTFVPVMANWLMKGHEKHAHGPEITDDEAEFNDCGLTPESEKDLITQKKAYVERDDTNNNGKIGAFERFRIRFMRTLDRLFPYKKITALVYLIGITVLAVVFINFIGKDVFPKVNSSQFQLRMRAPDGTRLERTEEKAIIVLKELQKMVGKEHIGISSVYVGQHPSLFSINPIYLFMAGSHEAVFQVSLKEYHTDMDDFKDDFRARIKKVLPDVKLSFEPIELTDKVLSQGSPTPIEVRIAGKDKKRNELYATQIVEKLKKISYFRDVQIGQPIHYPAMNIDIDRTRAAELGVDMNDISRSLVASTSSSRYTEKNTWVDERAGLSYNVQVQVPLNKMKSKTDIGEIPVLKNSLRPVLSDVAKITPGFVSGENDNLGAMPYITVTANISQTDLGTAVKDVDATINSLGELPRGLFITPIGMSKVLVETLSSLQVGLLVAIFVIFLMLAANFQSFKVSLVILTTVPAVVLGALLMLTITGSTLNLQSYMGIIMSVGVSIANAVLLVTNAEQLRKRNGNALESAREAAALRLRPIIMTSVAMIAGMLPMAIGHGEGGDQVSPLGRAVIGGLLFSTFAVLLILPLIFAWAQEKTTTQSVSLDPEDEESIHYISSLNPKNEK, translated from the coding sequence ATGAATTTAATACGTTTTGCACTCCGCAAACCCATCTCCATATTAGTATTGGTTGCGGGTCTATTTTTCTTCGGAATTGGTGCCATCCAAGACATTAAGGTAGATATTCTACCAAAAATGAACTTGCCGGTTATCTACATTGCGCATCCTTTTGGAGGTTATACGCCAGACCAGATGGAAGCTTATTTTGCTAAGACTTATGTCAACATTTTACCGTTTGCCAATGGTGTAAAATCGGTAGAAACCAAAAATATTCAAGGGTTAATGATCATGAAATTAACCTATTATGAAAACACAAATATGGCTCAGGCTGCAGCCGAATTAAGTTCACTTTCGAACAGGATTCAGGCGGCATTTCCTCCCGGAACCCAACCTCCGTTTATCATTCGTTTTGATGCTTCTTCTCTTCCAATTGGTCAATTGGTTTTGAGCAGTAAAATACGTTCAAACAATGAATTGCAGGATTTAGCCAACGTTTATGTTCGTGCTTCGTTTACTTCGATTCCCGGTTTATTATCGCCGGCTCCCTTTGGCGGAAGCCCAAGAACTATTGAGGTTAACGTAGATCCTGATTTATTGCGTTCGCACAATATGACACCGGATCAGATTGTAGAAGCGATTCGTATCAACAACCAAACGGCTCCTTCCGGAAACGTGAGAATGGGCGATGTAAACTATATTACGCCAACAAATAATACGATTAAAGAAGTTAAGGATTTTGAGAATATTCCGTTGTTTAAAGGAAGTGTTCAAAACTTAAAATTAGGCGATGTTGCGACTGTAAAAGATGGTGCCGATATTACGCAAGGTTATGCTTTGGTAAACGGAAAACGTTCGGTTTATATTAGTATTGCAAAAGCCGGAGACGCTTCGACTTGGGATGTGGTTCAAAAATTAAAGGCTGAATTGCCTAAAATTCAAAGTACATTACCGGAAGATGTAAAATTATCATATGAATTTGACCAGTCAGTTTATGTAATTAACTCGGTAAAAAGTTTGATTACTGAAGGTATTATTGGAGCAGTTTTAACCGGATTAATGGTTTTACTTTTCCTTGGAGACAGACGTGCGGCTTTGATCGTAATCTTGACTATTCCAATCTCGATTATCTCCGGAGTTTTATTCCTGAAATTATTCGGACAAACAATCAACTTAATGTCTTTAAGCGGATTGGCACTTGCAATTGGTATTTTGGTGGATGAAAGTACGGTAACGATCGAAAATATTCACCAGCATCTCGATATGGGAAAACCCAAGGCGCTCGCTATTTGGGATGCGTGTCAGGAAATTGCATTGCCTAAATTATTGATCTTACTTTGTATTTTGGCGGTTTTTGCACCGGCATTTACAATGGTCGGAATTCCGGGAGCTTTGTTCTTGCCTTTGGCTTTAGCGATTGGATTCTCGATGGTTATTTCGTTTTTACTTTCTCAGACTTTTGTGCCTGTAATGGCAAACTGGTTGATGAAAGGTCATGAAAAACATGCACATGGTCCGGAAATTACTGATGATGAGGCTGAATTTAATGATTGCGGATTAACTCCGGAATCTGAAAAAGATCTGATCACTCAGAAAAAAGCTTACGTAGAAAGAGATGATACTAATAACAACGGAAAAATTGGTGCTTTCGAGCGTTTCAGAATCCGTTTTATGAGAACTCTGGATCGATTATTCCCTTATAAAAAAATAACTGCTTTAGTTTACCTTATCGGAATTACAGTTCTTGCTGTTGTCTTTATTAATTTCATTGGAAAAGATGTATTCCCAAAAGTAAACTCAAGTCAGTTTCAGCTGAGAATGCGTGCTCCGGACGGAACTCGTTTAGAACGTACCGAAGAAAAAGCAATCATTGTTTTGAAAGAATTGCAAAAAATGGTTGGAAAAGAACATATCGGAATCTCATCTGTTTATGTTGGACAACACCCGTCGTTATTCTCTATTAACCCGATTTATTTGTTCATGGCAGGTTCGCATGAAGCAGTATTTCAGGTGAGTTTAAAAGAATATCATACGGATATGGACGACTTTAAAGACGACTTTAGAGCCCGAATCAAAAAAGTACTTCCGGATGTAAAACTTTCTTTTGAGCCAATCGAATTGACTGATAAAGTTTTGAGCCAGGGATCTCCTACTCCAATCGAAGTTCGTATTGCCGGAAAAGACAAAAAACGAAATGAATTGTATGCGACTCAAATTGTAGAAAAATTAAAGAAAATCTCTTATTTCAGAGACGTACAAATTGGTCAGCCAATTCATTATCCTGCGATGAATATTGATATCGACAGAACTCGTGCAGCTGAACTAGGCGTTGACATGAACGACATATCACGATCATTAGTTGCGTCGACTTCGTCTTCAAGATATACCGAGAAAAACACTTGGGTTGACGAAAGAGCCGGATTATCATACAACGTTCAGGTACAAGTGCCTTTGAACAAAATGAAAAGCAAAACTGATATTGGAGAAATTCCGGTATTAAAAAATTCGCTTCGTCCTGTTTTAAGTGACGTTGCAAAAATTACACCCGGATTTGTAAGTGGTGAAAATGACAATTTAGGGGCGATGCCATACATAACAGTTACAGCCAACATTAGCCAGACCGATTTAGGAACGGCAGTAAAAGATGTGGATGCAACAATCAATTCATTAGGTGAATTACCCAGAGGGTTATTCATCACTCCAATTGGAATGAGTAAAGTATTGGTAGAAACATTAAGTAGTTTGCAAGTTGGATTATTGGTTGCCATATTTGTAATCTTCTTAATGTTAGCCGCTAATTTCCAATCGTTCAAGGTTTCGTTGGTGATTTTAACAACGGTTCCTGCGGTAGTTTTAGGAGCTTTATTAATGCTTACAATTACCGGTTCAACGCTTAACTTACAATCGTATATGGGAATCATCATGTCTGTTGGGGTTTCGATTGCAAATGCCGTTTTATTGGTTACAAATGCAGAACAGCTTCGAAAACGAAACGGAAACGCACTAGAATCTGCACGTGAAGCTGCAGCGTTACGTCTTCGTCCAATTATCATGACATCTGTTGCGATGATTGCGGGAATGTTGCCAATGGCGATTGGTCATGGCGAAGGTGGCGATCAGGTTTCTCCATTAGGAAGAGCCGTAATTGGTGGATTATTATTTTCGACTTTTGCCGTATTGCTAATCCTGCCACTTATCTTTGCGTGGGCACAAGAAAAAACAACAACACAATCTGTTTCTTTAGATCCTGAAGACGAAGAAAGCATACATTATATATCATCATTAAATCCGAAAAATGAAAAGTAA
- a CDS encoding polysaccharide deacetylase family protein, with product MGIIKDSLYKISNKNALGFFKKQSVFPYYHIIRDNKVAHIENLYQYKNVAQFKNDLDVLSKNFSPITINDLIEKKPHTNSFLISFDDGLEEIYSVVFPILKERNLKAVFFINPVFVDNNEGLYKHYISIIISDLKKANYPKEHLDKISSILDFSYISNEDFINKFKSIKFSQRSKITDVLNLLNIDIQKYLETHKPYISKEQIKEMVDNGFYFGGHTMSHPPLEQLTFEEQKKEIIDSIDWIKNNFDIKYSLFAFPFSDKKISKKLLNDLFQYDENILLFGNSGLKKDFDNRIIQRFSLENPNKEVKKLIVTENLYKNFNKIIGKYKISRI from the coding sequence ATGGGAATTATAAAAGATAGTCTATATAAAATTTCAAATAAAAACGCATTAGGTTTTTTTAAAAAACAGTCAGTTTTTCCGTACTATCATATTATCAGAGACAATAAAGTTGCTCATATTGAAAATTTATATCAATATAAAAACGTAGCTCAGTTTAAAAATGATTTAGATGTATTGTCTAAAAATTTTAGCCCAATAACTATAAATGACTTAATTGAGAAAAAGCCACATACTAATTCGTTTTTAATTTCATTTGATGATGGTCTGGAAGAAATCTACAGTGTTGTTTTTCCAATTTTAAAAGAAAGAAATTTAAAAGCTGTTTTTTTTATAAATCCTGTTTTTGTTGATAATAATGAAGGTTTATACAAACATTACATCAGCATAATTATAAGTGATCTAAAAAAGGCAAATTACCCTAAGGAACATTTAGATAAAATTTCTTCTATTCTTGATTTTAGTTACATTTCAAACGAAGATTTTATAAATAAATTCAAAAGCATCAAATTTTCTCAAAGAAGTAAAATTACTGATGTCTTAAACCTTTTAAATATTGATATTCAAAAATATTTAGAAACTCATAAACCTTATATTTCAAAAGAGCAAATTAAAGAAATGGTTGATAATGGCTTTTATTTTGGAGGTCACACAATGTCTCATCCCCCATTAGAACAACTTACTTTTGAAGAACAAAAAAAGGAAATTATAGATTCAATCGATTGGATTAAAAATAACTTTGACATCAAATATTCTTTGTTCGCATTTCCTTTTTCGGATAAAAAAATATCAAAAAAATTATTAAATGACTTGTTTCAATATGATGAGAATATCTTGTTATTTGGAAATTCAGGTTTAAAGAAAGATTTTGATAATAGAATAATTCAACGCTTTTCACTTGAAAATCCAAATAAAGAAGTTAAGAAGCTTATTGTAACTGAAAATCTATATAAAAATTTTAATAAAATTATTGGCAAATACAAAATCAGTAGAATATGA